In Sphingobacterium sp. SRCM116780, the genomic stretch ATTGACAAAAGTGGTGTTGTAAAATCCAGAAATATTACCATCAGTAATGAATTACCCGATCTATATGTTGTCTCCTCAGGTCTTTCTGAAAGTGACACCATCTTAATTGACGGTATTCAAAAAGTAAAAGATGATGATAAAATTAAATTTGAGTTTAAAACACCAAAAGAAGTTCTTGCTCATTTACAAATTCACGCGCAATAAGCCAACATAAAAAATTAGTCATGTTTAATAAATTCATACATAGACCGGTACTGTCTATCGTCATATCCTTGATTATTGTTTTTCTTGGTATATTGTCGATGCTCAAACTACCCGTTACGCAGTTCCCTTCTATCTCTCCTCCCAAAGTAAATATCACCGCGGAATATCCAGGAGCGAATGGTGAGTTGATGGTTAAATCTGTACTTATTCCACTCGAACGTGCTATTAATGGTGTTCCTGGTATGAAGTACATTACCTCAGATGCTGGAAATGATGGAGAAGCTTCTATTCAAGTTATCTTCAATCTCGGAACCGATCCCAATTTAGCAGCAGTCAATGTCCAAAACAGAGTTTCATCTGTTATCAATAAATTACCGCCATTAGTTGTTCGTGAAGGGGTAAAGATCACAAGAGAGGAATCAAGCATGTTGGTGTATATCAACTTGTTTAGTAATGATCCTAAAGCCGATCAAAACTTCCTTTACAATTATGGGGATATCAATATATTGTCCGAACTCAAACGTATTGACGGTGTCGGCGATGCTGATATCTTAGGAAATAGAGAATATGCCATGCGTATCTGGTTAAAACCCGACCGGATGATGGCTTATAAAATTTCTGCTGATGAAGTTCTCAAAGCCCTTGACGAACAAAGTTTGGAAGCTTCTCCAGGTAAAACCGGAGAGAGTTCAGGAAAAAGATCACAAGCTTTTGAGTATGTTTTAAAATATCCAGGACGTTTCAGTACAAAAGAGGGGTATGAAAATATCATTTTAAAATCCACCGCTAATGGAGAGATCCTACGTGTAAAGGATGTTGCCAACGTTGAATTCGGAAGTTCCTTCTATGATATTTATTCGACATTGAATGGCAGACCCTCTGCAGCGATTGTCATTAAACAATCTTATGGAAGTAATGCTAGTGATGTCATTAAAAACATCAAAAGCAAGTTAGCAGAGATCAAATCAACAACTTTCCCTAAAGGAATGGATTATGAGATCAGTTATGATGTTTCCAAATTTCTGGATGCCTCTATTGAGAAAGTTGTCCATACGTTATTAGAGGCATTTATTCTCGTGGGTATTGTTGTCTTTCTATTTTTGGGAGACTGGCGATCCACCTTAATTCCTGCTATGGCAGTTCCCGTTTCTTTGATTGGAACTTTTGCCCTGATGTCTATGTTTGGTATTACGCTGAATCTCATTACCCTATTTGCATTAGTCATGGCCATTGGGGTCGTCGTCGATGATGCCATTGTCGTCATCGAAGCTGTTCATGCTAAAATGGAGGAGAAAAATCTATCTCCAATGAAAGCAACAGAAGAAGCGATGCATGAAATTAGTGGAGCCATCATTGCGATTACCTTCGTTATGGCAGCAGTATTTATTCCTGTGGCCTTTATGTCAGGACCTGTCGGGATATTTTATCGGCAGTTCTCCATCACCATGGCAACCGCGATTATTCTTTCTGGTGTTGTCGCACTGACACTTACTCCTGCTTTATGTGCAATGATATTAAAAAATGAGCATGGAAAACCAAAGAAGAAAACGTGGTTAAGTAAGGCCTTAGACAGTTTTAACAATCTCTTCACCAAGGGAGCTAATCGTTACCAAAATCTATTAAGCAAAATCGTCAATAAGAGACTCGTAACATTTGTGCTCTTAGCGGCTTTCTGTTCTGCCATATTTTTCTTAAACAATAGTCTTCCATCTGGTTTTATCCCGAATGAAGATCAAGGTATGTTCTACGCGATTATTCAAACACCTCCAGGATCAACGTTGGAAAGAACAAATCAAATTGCAGAGGAACTTCAAAAAATAGCGAAGGGAATCGATGGAGTAAAATCAGTTTCTTCTCTGGCTGGATATGAAATCCTAACGGAAGGTACTGGTGCCAATTCTGGAACTTGTTTGATCAACTTGAAAAGTTGGGAAGATCGTAAAGGTTCTGTTCAAGATATCATGCATGAACTAGAGGAAAAATCGAAAGATATCACGGGTGCTACGATCGAATTCTTTGGCCCTCCAGCCGTACCTGGTTATGGCGCTGCAGGAGGTTTCGAACTACGTCTTTTAGATAAAGCTGGATCTGGAGATTTCAAAAAAATGGAAACCGTTAGTAAGGATTTTGTGAAAGAACTTAGTAAAAGACCAGAACTCACTTCTGTTTTTACATTTTATAGTGCTAGTTTTCCACAATATATGCTTCGGATAGATAATGAAAAAGCAGAACAAAAAGGAGTCACTATCGATAATGCGATGAACACACTTTCGACTTTAGTCGGTAGTAACTATGAGACTAGCTTTATCAAATACGATCGACAATATAAAGTCATGGTACAGGCATTGCCACAATATCGCGCTATGCCAGATGATATCCTCAAATTATATGTCAAGAATGATCGCGATGAAATGGTGCCCTATGCTGCTTTTATGAGTTTAGAAAAAGTGTATGGTTTATCCGAAATCACCCGACACAACATGTACAATTCTTCCGAAATCAGCGGTGCATCTGCATCGGGTTATAGTAGTGGTGAAGCGATCAAAGCTGTTACAGAAGTAGCAAACGCGACCCTACCTAGAGGTTTCGGTATTGAGTGGGCAGGTATATCTAAAGATGAAGTTTCACGTGGAAATGAAGCCATCTATATCTTCTTGATCTGTTTAACTTTCGTGTACATGATTTTAGCCGCTCAGTATGAAAGCTTTATTCTTCCGCTAGCGGTGATTCTTTCTTTACCTGCAGGTATTTTTGGAGCCTTCCTTCTCTTGAAGTTATTAGGTTTAGAAAACAACATTTATGCACAGGTTGCCATGGTCATGCTCATTGGTTTACTGGGGAAAAATGCGGTATTGATTATCGAATTTGCCGTACAGAAACATAATTCGGGTAGTTCTGTGCTTGCAGCAGCTATTGAAGGTGCAGGAGTCAGATTCCGTCCGATTTTAATGACATCCTTTGCTTTTATCGCAGGTTTAATCCCGTTGGTATTTGCATCTGGACCAGGAGCTATCGGAAATAAAACAATTGGAACCGCAGCTGCAGGAGGTATGTTAATTGGAACTGTATTTGGATTGTTGATTATCCCTGGGCTATACTACATTTTTGGGAAAATAGCTTCTAAAAACAAATTGACGGAATATGAAGATGAAAACCCTTTATCAGAAGAAATCGATAACAATGGATAATATCAGGATACAAAAATGCATTGGAATAGTCATAATTTGCCTGACTGCAGCGAGCTGTAAGGTACCCGCTATTCCAATTGCTAAAGAAAATAAAGCGCTACCAACGACATACAGTAAGGATTCGGTAGCACTTGCGAATGACACGACAAATATGGTTGTTACGCCTTGGCGTGATTTCTTTTCGGATCATTACCTCAGCAATCTTATTGACACGGCTTTAAAAAATAATCAAGAGCTGATGATTACCTTGCAAGAAATAGAAATTGCCAAAAGCGAGGTTCGTTTCAAACAAGGACAATTATTCCCAACAGTAGAGGCTGGTATTGGAGCTGGCGTAGAAAAAGTAGGTCGCTATACCAGTCAAGGTGCGGGTGATGCTTCTACAGAAATTACGCCTGGCAAGAACATGCCAGATCCGCTCATGAATTACGAAGCAGCCATTACAGGTAACTGGGAGGTTGATATCTGGGGGAAATTGCATGATCAAAAAAAGGCTGCCATATCACGCTATCTTTCTACTGTAGAAGGAAAGAATTTTGTCTTGACCAATTTGGTTGCTGAAGTTGCTAATTCTTATTATGAATTACTGGCATTGGATAATCAGCTGGAAGTGATACAGCAGACGATTCAATTACAAAAAGAAGCGCTCGAAGTTATTCAAATTCAAAAAGAAGCGGCAAGATCAACAGAGTTAGCGGTTCAGAAATTCAAAGCTGAAGTCTTAAACTCACAAAGCTTAGCCTATGAAATCAAACAGGATATAAAAGAGACGGAAAATAAGATTAACCTCTTATTAGGTCGATATGCACAGGAAATCCCAAGAGATAAAAACAGTTTCTTGACAACGGTTTCTCCTGCTGTTCGTAGTGGAGTGCCTTCACAACTATTGGCAAACAGACCTGACATTAAAAAAGCGGAATTGGAATTAGCGGCGGCGAAGTTAGATGTAAAAATTGCCCGAAAAGAGTTTTATCCTTCCTTTAACATTTCCGCAACGTTAGGACTAGAAGCTTTCAAACCCTCTTATTTTGTCAAAATGCCTGAGTCGATGTTATATTCTCTTGCTGGAGAACTCGCAGGACCTTTGATCAACAAAAGTGGTATTAAAGCTGAATTTAGCAAAGCGAATGCGGTACAGTTGCAGGCGATGTATAATTATCAGCAAACCATCTTAAGCGCCTATGCGAACGTATCCAATCATCTTTCCAAGATTAATAATCTGCAAAAAAGTTATGATCTAAAATCGCAACAAGTAGATGCTTTAACGAAATCAAATGAGATCTCAAATGATTTATTTAAATCCGCTCGGGTAGATTATTTTGAAGTCTTAATGACACAAAGAGATGCTTTAGAAGCAAAATTAGAACTGATTACAACAAAAAGAGATCAACTGAATACGGTCACAAACATGTATCGTGATCTAGGAGGTGGTTGGAAATAAATCCTATGAACGAGAAGAGCTATCCAAACCAGATAGCTCTTTTTGTATATACTCCCTCCATTCAATACACACGCATGAAGAAGTGCTGATCTCCATTTTGACTTATCTACATGAATAGCCAATATGTATTGTTTTATTAAAATACATTTGTTTGTTTTTGGATTATAATCTCTTGATTTAGAAGGATTAAAAATTTTAAAGTTAAAAATTAAAACTTTAAAATTTAAAAAGAGTTTATATAAGAAATAATTATCAAAGCTCAATTAAATAAGTTGAGTAAAAAATTTTCTTAACCTAAAAAATGAGCTATGTGGAAACATTACAATAGTAAACTCATCTTATTTCTTCTTATACTCACAAGCTGTAAAAACGTAAAAGAAAAGGCCGATATTATATATTACGGAGGTCCTATTTTAACGATGGAAGATCGTACACCTCAAGTTGAAGCTTTAGCCGTAAAAGACGGAAAAATTCTGTTCGCTGGTGACAAAAAACAAGCGATGTCCTTAGTGGGTGCCAAAACCATTCAGATCAATCTAGAAAATAAAACCTTACTTCCTGGTTTTATTGACGCGCATGGTCATATTACTTCACGTTCTGGCATGACACAAGCTGTAGATCTCTCGCCAAGTCCCTATGGTACTGTTAATAATATCGCGGAGCTCCAAGCGACATTAAAGGATTATATCGGCAAACATCAATTAGATGCCACGACTCCTGTTATGGGAAATGGATACGATGATGCGATCATCACGGAACATCGACATCCTACTCGTGAGGAATTGGACGCCGTAAGCACAACACATCCGATCATCGTGATTCATACTTCAGGTCATGCGAGTGTTGCCAATAGTGCCATGTTCAACTTGCTACAGATCCCTGAAGATGTAAAAGATCCTGAAGGAGGACACTATGGAAGAGACCCTAAAACCAATCGTTTAAATGGAAAGCTCGAGGAAAATGCCAGTTTTACTGCGCTCATGAAATTAACGGAACTTTTACCAAAACCTGCCAAAACAGAGGGTCTTTCCCAATCGCTTAAAGATTTTTTAGCTGCACAGGATGAATGGTTCAGTTATGGTCAAACAACGATTTGTGATGGTAGAACCATGGGAGTAGGACTTTCTTTGCTTCGTGAAGCTGCAGAAAAAAACCTATTAAAAGCCGATGTTATTTATTTCCCTGATTTTGAAGCGAACAAAAAAGATTGGGAATCTTTCTTGCCCAATTACATGAAATATAAAAACCGACTCAAGGTTGGTGGTTTCAAATTTTCTGATGACGGGTCTCCTCAAGGCAAAACAGCTTGGTTGACAAAACCTTACTTAGTTCCTCCAGAAGGACAAAATAAAGACTATAAAGGATTTCCGATCTTTACAGATGAAGTGCTTTACGCGGATTTAAAAACCATTTTTTCGAAAAATATAACCGCACAACTTCATGTGAATGGAGATGCCGCTATTGATCAAGCTTTACGTGTTATCGGAAAATTAAAAGCAGAGGGAATCTACAAACCAGCGCTCAGAGCTACCTTAATACATGTACAAAATAGTAGACCTGATCATATCGCGAAAATTAAAGAGATTGGGGTGATTCCTTCTTATTTTTCAGCCCATGTATATTTATGGGGAGACTGGCATTACAACAGTGTTTTTGGTCCAGAAAGAGCTGCATTTATAAGCCCTGCAAAAGCGGCTAAAGATGCTGGGATAACCTTTACCATCCACCACGATGCTCCTGTTACTCCTCCAGATTTATTAACAGGTGTATATGCCGCAGTCAACAGAATAACACGCTCTGGTATGGTCTTAGGTCCAGATCAGCGTATTCCTGTGATCGATGCTTTAAAAGCGATCACCATACATGCAGCCTACCAATATCAGGAGGAAAATATAAAAGGTTCGTTAAAGGAAGGTAAACTAGCCGACTTGGTTATTCTAGATAAAGACCCGTTAACCATAGATCCAAAAGAACTACGGTCTATTCAGGTTTTAGAAACCATCAAAGAAGGCAAAACAGTATTTAAAAGATAAACGTATTTTATGAAAAAGATTATCCATTTACTACTACTCATATTGGTTAGTATCAGTAGTTTCGCTCAGGGTCATTACAATGGCTCCTCCTTTAATCCCAACGATTATTTTGCCCCTCATGCTGGCTTTATTATTCCTGTATGGTATGGCTATGCAAACATGAATTATTATAATAAAGAGGGCAATAAATCGGATCAATTAATCAATCCTGTACCCGCCAATCCCACTTCCTTAAATATCGAGCAGAATGTCAAAACGCATTCGTTTATTTTAATGGCTATTTATGGCGGTAAGGGGAAAATTCTAAATGCAGATTGGGGAATGATGATTATCCCGACATTAAATAGTCCAACGGCCAGTATCGCATTAGATTATTATTCGCAACAGACCAGTTCGGGCAGGTATAACTTTGCCAATAAAAGCATTGGGTTTGGTGACATGTATATTCAGCCCATCTGGTTGTCATGGAAAGAAGGTAATTTTAAATATGCTTTAAACTATGGGGTTTGGGCACCTACAGGAAAATATGAACACAATAGTTTAGATAATGGTGGACATGGGTATTGGTCACATAATATTCGAGGAGCTTTACAGTACAAACCTCAACCAAAAATCAATTTAAGTGTGGCACCAACTTTAGAGATTAACCAATGGCAGAAAAATACAGATTTCAAAGAAGGAAGTCATCTTACTGTTGATATGGGCGGCTCGTACCTGTTAAACGATCGGGGTGATGAAGTTGGGTTATTCGGTCATTACACCAAGCAAGTTTCTGACGATAAAGGAACAGAGGGTAGTTTTTTGTCTGATCAAACAGCGGGTGTCGGTGGTTTCGTTTCCTATTGGATTGTGCCACGTAAGATTGGGGCAATGGCACGTATCACCCAAAATTTTGCAACAGAAAATCGCTTTGGCGGAATGGCCTTTCAAGCAGGGGTCAATATTTTAATCCCAACAAAGGATGGTACGCATTAATCACGATAAGCCATTATAAAAGAATAACTCTTCATTAAGAAAGTTCCATATGGAGCACTGACTTCCTTAGAGCAGAACAAGTTGACTTTGGTAAAGTATTACCAAGGTCATTTTCGTTAAATCCGATCGTTTTCCTCATGATCTACCTTTGGATTTCTTCATTACCAATAGGGTATCAACGTCTAGTTTACTTAGTATTTTAAACGAACTTTATTCGTACTTCAGACGTACCTTATTCGTGTTTGTTCGAACGAGGTACGAACAAGGTACGAATGAGGTACGAATCAGCTCCCTACTAGTTTACCAGTTGATCCCGATGTTTTATCAAGTTATCCATACTGAAATAATGAATAATGGATTGCTGTATTTCAGTATTTACAGCAACTATTTTTTCCCTATCATCAAGTATCGCATAAGCACCTATTTCCACTGGGATAATCATGCTCTTTTCTACGTTAACTCGTTAAAGAATTTATTGAGAAATAAACATTATCTTCTTTTCTTTGTTGTTCTCCTAAAGAATACTAAACCCATACATGATGGCTGACTTTAATCTGAACCGAAGACAATTCATTCAAGGTGCTACCGCTGTTTTAACGTTATCGGCATTACAAGCAAAAGGGTTGTCCTTTACGGGCACAGCGAAAAACATGCGGGTCGCGTTGATTGGAGCAGGTTGGTACGGAAAAAGTGATCTTTTTAGACTGATGCAAGTCAGCGATGTCCAGGTTGTCGCCATTTCTGATGTAGACAGCAACCACCTACAGGAGGCTGGGAAACTGATCAGTGAACGACAAATCTCCAGGAAGGTTCCTGCGCTCTACAAAGATTATAGGAAAATGCTTGCGAATCATCAATTGGATCTCGTGCTTATTGGTACACCAGATCATTGGCATACGCTACAAGCGATTGATGCCATGCGCGCAGGTGCACATCTTTATTTACAGAAACCTGTTAGCATTGATGTATTGGAGGGAGCAGCTATACTCAGCGCAGCGCGGAAATATAATAAAAAAGTACAAGTAGGCACACAGCGGAGAAGTACTCCCCATCTCATTGATGCTAAAAAACGTGTAATAGACCAGGGGTTGCTCGGTAAAATATCACATGTGGAAATGTGTTGCTACTATCATATGCGAATGAATGGAAACCCTCTTTTGGAACGCGTTCCAGATTTTCTTGATTATGACCTATGGACGGGCCCTGCTCCTCTCCGTCCGTATGATGGCTTACCGCATGGCGGTTGGTGGCGCACGTTTATGGAATATGGGAATGGCATTACGGGTGATATGGGTATGCATATGTTTGACGCAGTGCGTTGGTTGCTACAGCTAAAATGGCCGAAAAAGATCAGTGCAACTGGGGGGATTTATGTTCAAAAAGAAGGAAAGTCAACTATTGCGGATACGCAGACGGCTATTTTCGAATATGATGATCTAAACTGTGTATGGCAACATCGGACATGGGGTACTCCAGCTGATCCCGAATATCCTTGGGCATTTATTATCTACGGGGACAAAGGCACTTTAAAGGGAAGTGTCATGAAGTATGAGTTTATTCCAATCGGTAAAGGGGATCGTATCCTTCAGGATGTGGTCTATGAGAAAGAGAAGTTTCCTGAAGATTTAAAGGAGCCTAGGATTGAACTACATACCGCACCTGCCACTCGGCGACATATGCTGGATCTCCTATCGGCGATTGAACATGATCATCTGCCTGTTGCAGATATTGAAGAGGGATACATATCGACTGCAAGTTGTATCCTCGCTAATCTATCCATGCAATTGAATCGTCCACTGGTATATGATCCGCAGAAAAAAATATGTGTGGACGATCCAGAAGCAACGAAGTTGTTAAGAAAATCTTATCGGGCACCTTGGCAACATCCTTATCGGATATAAACTAAGTAAGCTCGGAAGAAGAGCTATAAAAAAGGGGAAAAATGATCGTTATTCACTTTATAGACGAATATGGCAGCTTTAAATTAAAATACAGAGTCCAGCTATAGATTATAACTGGACTCCATATTTTTTATATACACCGTTTGTGAGATACAGCCTATTTTTATAACGAAAGATCATTGATTAATTCACTAATTCTCCGTTTTTGTAGTTTTCGGTTTTTGTTAAATTTCCGTTCTCGTCGTAAGATCTACTTTCACCTTCTCTTTTGCCATTTACAAAAGTAGATTCACCCTTTAATTTTCCACTTTCATAAAAGGATTGCCATTTGCCCTCTTGTCCATCGTTTAAAAACCGTCCAACAGATTCTACTTTTTCATTTTTATAGTATGTGGTTTCTACATCATTAATATACGTGTTTCCTTTCCAACCTTTGTATTTTTCAATACCTGTTTTCAAACCCTTTTCATCGTAATATACCCAGATTCCCACTTTCTTATCTCTCTTATAAACACCTTTAGCCTTTTCTTTGCCATTTTCAAAATAAGCAATATAATCTCCATCTAGCTTTCCTTTTTTCCAATGTTGATCCCACTTTTTGTTTCCATTATCATAGTAAAAGAGACAATGTCCTTCTTGTAAACCATTCACGAAACCGCATTTCTCCTGAGCGTATAGAAAAACAGGAAAAAACAATAGAATTAATATTATTTTTTTCATATAAATTTATTTACTTTACAAAAGTATTATTAATTTTATAATTATAGATTTAATTTGACATGAAAATTCAATTTTTTTTCTCTCTTTTTCTATTGGTCGGATTTTCTTCTTTAGCACAAAATAAAATGTATTATCTATAAGGTTTTTTTGATAAAAAACTAGCAGAGGAATGTTTAGTATTGGCAATTCGACGATTGAGGGAAGAACAGATACAAAACAGAAGTACTTCTTATAACGTATATGGTCAGGCTTTAGCGAGTTCGCCCGTTTATAGCACCTTTTTTTACAACTATAACATGGGCAAAAGAGAAAGTAAATTTGTACAAATAAAAGAAGATGGACAAGTTTTAGAGATAAAACTATAAGTGATTCTGCTCTTTACTAAAAAGGTTCAAGAAAATTTATATCCAATACTATTTCATCATACTTGGTATATTAAAGGCGCAGTGAAGGTGCTTCTGTCAGCTTGAGAAAGGAAAACATTAACCAGAGCAATACTGTTAATACAAATGGAAAAAAAATCAAAAACTTCTCAATTTCTCCATGCGCTTGGATTTACTGTCGGTGGACTGATTTTATATGGTATTTTCATTTGGATGATGCCGATGAGCGGATATGCTATCTTAGGATACATCTATATCACCCCTATTGTTGCTATCGGCAGTTTCTTTTTTTATTTCATATTTCAATTTTTCAAAAAGCAACAGAAATTGATGTGGCTTTTCTGCATTATTTTATTGATCATTTCTGCAGGAATTTATGCATCAGGGGCTTTCAATGTTGATATTTGGGTTCGAAATTTATTTCATTCGGAAAAGCTTCCTCCACAATATAAAGACTATCAAGATATTAATCAACCAAAAATAGCATTCGGCAATTCTGAATTGACGTTTTTATCGAAGAGTGAATACAGGATTCAATGTTATATAACGACAAATGATGATTTGATTACAAGAAATGAACGAAACTCCATCGTTAATGATGATAATCGCTTCAAAATTTACGATTATTGCAAATATGATCGTACAGGGTTGCTGAAGGACAGATATACTTACTTGCAAAATGGCTACAAAAATGAGGAAATTTTATTTCAAGGTTATTTGTTCAATGCACAGGATGATTATTATAAAACTTGGGCAATTGATGGGGATACGCTCCGAAAGCCACTAATCGCTCACAACAGAGATTTTAAATGGACAGAAAAAGAGAACGATAAGTTTTTCCAATCCATTGCAAAAAATTCACCGTTATTCTTTACTGAATCTTCCTTTTTCACAAAAGATTCTGTTCAGAAAGAGTATGACAAGATAATTTATTTGGAAAATAATGTGTGGAATATTTTCTATGTGGATGAAATCTCTGACAAACCTGATGACTATTTTTATGGAAAAGGTGATAAGACCAATGATCTTTTTGTAAGAAAAGTTGATCGCCTCGAAAGTGAGATCATAAAATCTCCAAATATTCCTTCCCGATATTTCGCAAAAAGAAAGTATAAAAGAATCGTTCAATCCGCTGGAGGTGATGGTGGTGCTAATATTTCGGAAGTCTGGTTGGGCGAGTTGTATTCTTTATTAATCAATGATCCAGACACCCTAAAATTTAAAGAAACATTTGTTTTGGATGAAGAGTGGAAATTTTCCAAAATCGAAATTGACGGTAAAAATATCGGAAGTTTGAACAGAGAATATAAAGATGAGTATTTCAGTAAATATGAACCCTTTGAATCCTATCTCTTCTACGCACATCCCAAATTGAAGTACAAATTATTTGCGACAGACTTTAACAATTTATATATGCTAAAGCAAAGGAAGTAGGGAAACTAAAGTTTTACGCGATCATCAACTGGAGGATAGTATTTCCTCAAACTGCATGCATGTATCATAGACTTACCCCCAACATAAAAGCGACACCTTTTGATTCTAATGCTACTCTCCCATATCCGATTCCGGTAAGAGGCATTTTAACAAATGGTTTTATACCCACATTGATTTTATCGTTAATTTTCTTTTCAATAGATATAGAAAAATCTGCAATACCAAATATATGTTGATTTTCTCCATTGACTTCATAAACTGCACTTTTCTGATTTCCATAGCTTCCTTCTCCATCATAGTCAAATGTATACTTCTCTTTTAGCATAAAATAACTGGAAAGACCCGCGCTTACATTAAATTTCAATTTTTTGTTTTTCAAAATAGTATAGTTTGCTGTCAATGGTATATCGATGACATCACATTCGGCATGAACTTGACTAGGTAGCTGTGTTAATTGGGGTGGATTTGCTGGCGAATAGAGGTTATAAGAAGATTTATAATTTTTCTTTGCATAGGTTGCCCCCAAAGATAGACTAAGCCCTTTGATCACAGGATATGAATAAAGCACACCTATATTTTCGCTAAGAGAGGAAGTTCCGGATCCCCTGACACTGGATAAATCA encodes the following:
- a CDS encoding efflux RND transporter permease subunit — its product is MFNKFIHRPVLSIVISLIIVFLGILSMLKLPVTQFPSISPPKVNITAEYPGANGELMVKSVLIPLERAINGVPGMKYITSDAGNDGEASIQVIFNLGTDPNLAAVNVQNRVSSVINKLPPLVVREGVKITREESSMLVYINLFSNDPKADQNFLYNYGDINILSELKRIDGVGDADILGNREYAMRIWLKPDRMMAYKISADEVLKALDEQSLEASPGKTGESSGKRSQAFEYVLKYPGRFSTKEGYENIILKSTANGEILRVKDVANVEFGSSFYDIYSTLNGRPSAAIVIKQSYGSNASDVIKNIKSKLAEIKSTTFPKGMDYEISYDVSKFLDASIEKVVHTLLEAFILVGIVVFLFLGDWRSTLIPAMAVPVSLIGTFALMSMFGITLNLITLFALVMAIGVVVDDAIVVIEAVHAKMEEKNLSPMKATEEAMHEISGAIIAITFVMAAVFIPVAFMSGPVGIFYRQFSITMATAIILSGVVALTLTPALCAMILKNEHGKPKKKTWLSKALDSFNNLFTKGANRYQNLLSKIVNKRLVTFVLLAAFCSAIFFLNNSLPSGFIPNEDQGMFYAIIQTPPGSTLERTNQIAEELQKIAKGIDGVKSVSSLAGYEILTEGTGANSGTCLINLKSWEDRKGSVQDIMHELEEKSKDITGATIEFFGPPAVPGYGAAGGFELRLLDKAGSGDFKKMETVSKDFVKELSKRPELTSVFTFYSASFPQYMLRIDNEKAEQKGVTIDNAMNTLSTLVGSNYETSFIKYDRQYKVMVQALPQYRAMPDDILKLYVKNDRDEMVPYAAFMSLEKVYGLSEITRHNMYNSSEISGASASGYSSGEAIKAVTEVANATLPRGFGIEWAGISKDEVSRGNEAIYIFLICLTFVYMILAAQYESFILPLAVILSLPAGIFGAFLLLKLLGLENNIYAQVAMVMLIGLLGKNAVLIIEFAVQKHNSGSSVLAAAIEGAGVRFRPILMTSFAFIAGLIPLVFASGPGAIGNKTIGTAAAGGMLIGTVFGLLIIPGLYYIFGKIASKNKLTEYEDENPLSEEIDNNG
- a CDS encoding Gfo/Idh/MocA family protein, producing MADFNLNRRQFIQGATAVLTLSALQAKGLSFTGTAKNMRVALIGAGWYGKSDLFRLMQVSDVQVVAISDVDSNHLQEAGKLISERQISRKVPALYKDYRKMLANHQLDLVLIGTPDHWHTLQAIDAMRAGAHLYLQKPVSIDVLEGAAILSAARKYNKKVQVGTQRRSTPHLIDAKKRVIDQGLLGKISHVEMCCYYHMRMNGNPLLERVPDFLDYDLWTGPAPLRPYDGLPHGGWWRTFMEYGNGITGDMGMHMFDAVRWLLQLKWPKKISATGGIYVQKEGKSTIADTQTAIFEYDDLNCVWQHRTWGTPADPEYPWAFIIYGDKGTLKGSVMKYEFIPIGKGDRILQDVVYEKEKFPEDLKEPRIELHTAPATRRHMLDLLSAIEHDHLPVADIEEGYISTASCILANLSMQLNRPLVYDPQKKICVDDPEATKLLRKSYRAPWQHPYRI
- a CDS encoding amidohydrolase, with the protein product MWKHYNSKLILFLLILTSCKNVKEKADIIYYGGPILTMEDRTPQVEALAVKDGKILFAGDKKQAMSLVGAKTIQINLENKTLLPGFIDAHGHITSRSGMTQAVDLSPSPYGTVNNIAELQATLKDYIGKHQLDATTPVMGNGYDDAIITEHRHPTREELDAVSTTHPIIVIHTSGHASVANSAMFNLLQIPEDVKDPEGGHYGRDPKTNRLNGKLEENASFTALMKLTELLPKPAKTEGLSQSLKDFLAAQDEWFSYGQTTICDGRTMGVGLSLLREAAEKNLLKADVIYFPDFEANKKDWESFLPNYMKYKNRLKVGGFKFSDDGSPQGKTAWLTKPYLVPPEGQNKDYKGFPIFTDEVLYADLKTIFSKNITAQLHVNGDAAIDQALRVIGKLKAEGIYKPALRATLIHVQNSRPDHIAKIKEIGVIPSYFSAHVYLWGDWHYNSVFGPERAAFISPAKAAKDAGITFTIHHDAPVTPPDLLTGVYAAVNRITRSGMVLGPDQRIPVIDALKAITIHAAYQYQEENIKGSLKEGKLADLVILDKDPLTIDPKELRSIQVLETIKEGKTVFKR
- a CDS encoding transporter — translated: MKKIIHLLLLILVSISSFAQGHYNGSSFNPNDYFAPHAGFIIPVWYGYANMNYYNKEGNKSDQLINPVPANPTSLNIEQNVKTHSFILMAIYGGKGKILNADWGMMIIPTLNSPTASIALDYYSQQTSSGRYNFANKSIGFGDMYIQPIWLSWKEGNFKYALNYGVWAPTGKYEHNSLDNGGHGYWSHNIRGALQYKPQPKINLSVAPTLEINQWQKNTDFKEGSHLTVDMGGSYLLNDRGDEVGLFGHYTKQVSDDKGTEGSFLSDQTAGVGGFVSYWIVPRKIGAMARITQNFATENRFGGMAFQAGVNILIPTKDGTH
- a CDS encoding TolC family protein, translating into MDNIRIQKCIGIVIICLTAASCKVPAIPIAKENKALPTTYSKDSVALANDTTNMVVTPWRDFFSDHYLSNLIDTALKNNQELMITLQEIEIAKSEVRFKQGQLFPTVEAGIGAGVEKVGRYTSQGAGDASTEITPGKNMPDPLMNYEAAITGNWEVDIWGKLHDQKKAAISRYLSTVEGKNFVLTNLVAEVANSYYELLALDNQLEVIQQTIQLQKEALEVIQIQKEAARSTELAVQKFKAEVLNSQSLAYEIKQDIKETENKINLLLGRYAQEIPRDKNSFLTTVSPAVRSGVPSQLLANRPDIKKAELELAAAKLDVKIARKEFYPSFNISATLGLEAFKPSYFVKMPESMLYSLAGELAGPLINKSGIKAEFSKANAVQLQAMYNYQQTILSAYANVSNHLSKINNLQKSYDLKSQQVDALTKSNEISNDLFKSARVDYFEVLMTQRDALEAKLELITTKRDQLNTVTNMYRDLGGGWK